The nucleotide sequence CGCGTCGAGCCGCCCCCAGTCTTCCCAGTCAAAGCCGTACGGGCGACGGTTCGTGGGGGCGACGACGTGCGCCCAGTCTTTCGGCGCATAGCACGCGGCCTGACTCCGGGCTTCAACGCTCGCGCCATGCAGCGTCAGGATCAGCCCCGGCGTGACGCCATCCGCGATCACTCCCGGTCGCACCGAGTAGTACTGCACGCTGCCGTCCATACCGCTGATGAACGTGCGGTCGTGCTGCTCGTTCGGAGAGCGCACGTCGAGGGTGATCTCGGTTGTCGCGAGCACGGCGCCGTCGGCAGTTTCCAGCGTCAGCCTGTATCGAACGCTCCGGTCGATGAGGCTCGTGCCCTGCACCGCGGGCAGGTCGATCGGAACCTTTCGGGTCGAGTGCGGCCACAGAATCCCGACATCCGAGTGCAGCTCAGCCAGGGGCGTGCCGTCCGAAGCCAACGCCTCCGCGCGCACGGTCAGCTCTCGGGCCGCCACGCGATCGGTGTTCACCACAACCGCGCCCGCGTGCAGCACTGCGCCCTCACCCTGCACCAGCGAAGGGAGTGTCAGGTCGCCGGTATCGAAGAACACTCGCGAAGGCGGTGTTATCACCCGCGCCCGCAACCGACCCCGCGCGCACGCGAAAAGCAGTTCGTTGTCGCCTGGGCGCAGTGCGATTGGCAGACGAACGTACCCCGTCTGATAGGGGTCGCCGACTCGCGGCTGGCCGTTGACGTAGACCATGCTGTGCCCGGACGCTTCGAGCACGAACAGGCCGCCGTGCATCGTTCGCACGTTGAGTCGGGCGTAGCCGTTCCGCAGCGCGGCGTGGGCGAACCAGCCTTCGTCATTCGCGGCGATGCGTTCCCAGCGCCGTTCGTCACCATTCGGGAGCGCAACCACGTCGCCTTCCGCCGGGGACTTCCACTCGCCGCGCACGATCAGCCGCCCGACGGCATCGGTGTAGACCGCGGATCGGCCGCCACGGCCCACGTCGCCGACGACGATCGCTTCGCCGATCCACTCTCCGACGGGCGTGACGCCCTGCCCGCGGCAGGTAACCGCGAAGGCACACGCGAGCAGAACGGCGAGCCATCGGGCGATCGTGCTCATGGGTCAGCCTCCGGGTCCGGTGCAGAGAGCGTAGCCGACCGCGATGTCGTTGACGTTCGTGCCGGTCGGTCCGGTTCGGATCAGACAGCCGAGGGCGTCGAGCGCGACATGGCTGTTGTGCTCGCGGAGCGCAAATGGGAGATCAAGGTTGCGCGCGCGGGCGTCCGCTGCGGTTGTCCCGGTGACAAAGCCCCCTGCGGCGTCGGTCGGGCCGTCGCGCCCGTCTGTGGCGAAGGCGAGCACGCCAAGTCCAGGCTCCCCGTCGAGTTCAATCGCGGCCGCGAGGGCCAGCTCCTGGTTCCGTCCACCGATCCCTCGCGCCTCGCCCACGGTCACGGTCGTCTCACCCCCGAGCAGGACGCATGCCGGTCGGTCGGCAGCGGGGATCGCCCGAATCCGCCTCGCGAGTTCGCGTCCGATCTCGTCCGCTTCGCCCGTAACCCCGCGCTCGACCGCAACAACGCGAAAGGCCTCAGAGGCCAACCGAGTCGCCGCAGCGCTGAGCGCGGTTTCGTTCCCGCCGATGATCGAGTTGCGGACGCGAACAAACGCGGCATCGCCGGGCTTGAGGGTTTCGGGCAGCCGCCCGGCCGCGCCACTGCGGAGGTGTTCGGTCACGGTGTGCGACGCATCGATCACTCCGCGGCGTTGCAGCACGTCCAGCGCCTCCGCGTACGTTGCCGGATCCGGTGCGGTCGGGCCTGAGCCGATGACGTCAAGTCGATCGCCCACAACATCTGAGAGGATGAGCGCCTGCACCAGCCGAGGCGAAGCAAGCCGTGCCAGGCCGCCGCCCTTGAGCCGCTCGCAGTGCTTTCGCACAGCGTTGAGTTCGTCGATCGGCGCTCCGGCGCGAAGCAACGCTCGCGTTACTGCCGCCAGGTCATCAAGCGTCAACCCCTCTGTCGGTAGCGTGAGCATCGCGGACGCTCCGCCCGAGAGCAGCAGCAGGAGCGTGCCGTCGCTCGGCATGGACTCGACGAGTGCCGCGACGCGCGCGGCCGCATGCAGGTTGCGGGCAGTCGGAACCGGGTGATCCGCCTCGAAGGCCTCGACTCCTAGGGCCGCGAGGCGATCCGTCCCGGGCACTCCCGACGGAAAGACCGCCACGCCCTCCGTCGGCGCGTCACCAAGGCATTCGTACGCGGCAGCTGCCATCGCCGGAGCGGCTTTTCCCACCGCCACCAGCACCACGGAGCCTGCAACCCTGAAATCGCCCGGCCAGCCCTCCCGAACAAGCCGGGCGGGATCGCACGATGCAACCACCGCTCGCACCAGGCACTCGGCCGAGGGGCGAAGGGTTTCGGCTTGTCGGACGAATCTCGGCATGAGGCTTGACTGCATGGAAGGCCTTGAGACGGTATTCTGGCCGGGACACGCCCCGGGCACTTGGCCCTCTGAATCCAGGAGAGCAGACCGTGACTCAGACCCCTCCTACCACACACTCGTCCGTCGTGGCCCCGCACCGCGGCGTGTTGATTCTCGTGTTCGGCATCCTGAGCATCGTCCTGTGCGCGATCCTCGGACCGTTCGCGTGGATCATGGGCAAGGGCGACCTGAAGCGGATCGACGCCGGCACCATGGACCGAGAAGGTCGCGGGCTGACACAAGCCGGCATGATCTGTGGGATCATCGGAACCGTGTTTCTCATCTTGAGCGTGTTGATGATCCTGCTCTACGTCGTGCTGATCGCGTTGGGCCTCGGCTTGGCCGCTGCAGGCGCTGCGGGCGGCGCGGGCGGCCCTTGAGGTACCCGTGAAACCCCGCCTCGTCACAGCAAGCCGACGTTTGCCGGTCCCGTGGTGGATCGTCGCGATTGTCGTACTCTGGGGCGGCAGCGTCATGGCGCTGGAACTCTGGCGCACGCACGGCGGCGATGCCCCGATCACCTGCACCTTGCGCAGGGCAACCGGCATCCCCTGCGGCACCTGCGGTTCCACGCGGGCAGTGTTCTCCCTCGCCCAAGGCGACGCCGCTTCCGCGCTGCGATACAACCCCTTCGTAACGATCGGCGGCGCAGCCCTCGCCGGCGTCGGCGTGATGCGAATCGGCTTCGGCAAGCGCCTCAATCTCGGCCTCGGAACCCACGGCCGAAGGATCGCCTGGTGCCTCGTCGGCGCCGCATTCATCGCCAACTGGGCCTACATCATCGCGTACCACCGCGGCATCGTCGCCGATCCTGCCGAGATCAGAACAGCAGCAGCCCTGCCGCCATCCACGCCCCTGCCGCAACCATGACGATGGCCGTGTAGCCAACGATGTCGCGTGCCTTCACCCCCGTGATCGCCAGGAGCGGCAAGGCCCAGAACGGCTGGAGCATGTTCGTCAGTTGGTCCCCGTAGGCGACCGCCATCACCATCTTCGCCGGATCAACGCCCGCGTCGGCGGCGGCGTGCATGGCGATCGGACCCTGCACCGCCCACTGCCCACCGCCCGACGGCACGAACAGGTTGACGATCGCCGCGCTGACGAACGTCAGGAACGGCAGCGTCGTCGGGCTGGACGTGTCCGCGATTGCCCGTGCCATCTGCACCGTCAGGCCGGAGCCTGCCATCAGCCCCATGATTCCCGCGTAGAGCGGGAACTGCAGGATGATCCCGGCGCACCCCGACGCCGCCCGCTCCACTGCACGGACGTACCTGCGCGGCGTGCCGTGCAGCAGCAGCCCAAGCATGAGCATGGTCATGTTGACCGTGTCGGGCGTCAACTGCGTGATGCCCGAAGGAGGCCGAGCGCCGGTTGTCGGGTCTGTCGGCGGCAGGTAGTACCCCCACGCCCACCACGCGATCAGGGCGACGAGCAAGAGCGTGACAACTGGCGAGTCTTCGAGCAGGCGGGGAAGGAATGGTTTGTCTTGCTCGGGAGGCAGCGCGGGATCAGGCTCGGCCGAGATGAACCGGGATGCAGGCTCGACGTCCTCGGCTCGCCGCGGCGACATCATCGCCAGCAACGCAGGCGCGAGCACCAGCAGCCCGCCCGTCACGGCCAGGTTCATCGGGCTGAGGATCGTGCCGGCCAGTGAAATCGGCCCGAATGGAGCATCCGGCCCGAAGATGTCCCGGATTTCGCTCGGCTGCGTGACTTTGAGCGGCGCGCTGCCGGAGAACCCGCCATGCCAGACCAGCAGGCCGACGTAGCCGGCTGCGGCGAGCAGAGGGTAATGGGCCGCGACCCCGCGACGCTCCATGGCCGCGCCGACCCGCCGAGCCATGAGCGCGCCGGCGATCAGCCCCAGTCCCCAGTTCAGCACGCCCAGCGAGGCCGCAACGAGGGCGACCAGCGCAACTGCCTTCGGTGCGGACCGCGGAGCAGCGGCCAATGCGTCCAGCATGCGCGAGACAGGAGGGCTGGACGCCAGCGCGTGCCCGGTCACGAGAATCAGGCACATCTGCATCGCGAACCGCAGCATCCCCGCTGACCAGACCCCCTCCGTGCCAGCCCACATCGAGACCGAGGCCGAGAAAGACGCCGGCGTTCGCGTGAGAACGAGCACGAACGTGACGAGCGTGAGCAGCACGGCCAGTACGAACGGGTCGGGCGCGGTGCGACGGAAGGCCGCACTGATGCGGAGGCCGAGTGTGGAGATCATGGAGACCAGAGTACCGCCGCTCGCGTGTCCGTGCCCCTCAGCCCAGCGCGAGCCGCAGCCTCCGCACCGCCTCCTCCAGCGTTTTCCTTCTCTTGCAGAACGCGAAGCGGACGAACGGTCGGCCGCACTCTTTGTGCTCGTAGAAGACGCTCGGCGGGATGGCTGCGACGCCGACCTCGGCCGTCAGGTTGCGGCAGAACACCACGTCGTCTGCGAGACCCAGACGACGGCTGACCGGCGTGTGATCGGCCATGATGAAGTATGTTCCGTCAGGCCTATGTACGCCGAAACCGAGCGACGCGAGGGCATCGGCGAGAAAGTCCCGGCCCGCCCGGTACTCCGCGACGAGGCCCCGAACATACGGCTCACTCGATGGGTCGCTCAGCGCGACCGCAGCACCGTGCTGCAGCGGCGTCGCGGTCGCGAACGTCAGGAACTGGTGCGCCGCCCGCACGCAGGCCGTCAGGTTCGGCGGCGCGATCGTCCAGCCGATCTTCCACCCCGTCAGGCTGAACGTCTTGCCGAGGCTTGAGCACACGATCGTCCGCTCAGTCATGCCCGGCAGCGACGCGATCGACACGTGCGGCCTGTCCGCGTCAAATGTCAATCGCTCGTAGACCTCGTCCGAGATCACCGTCACGCCGTTCCGCTCGCAGAGGGACGCGATCAGGGCCAGTTCGCCGCGCGTAAAGACCTTGCCAGTCGGGTTGTGCGGGGTGTTCAGCACCAAGGCCCGAGTGCGCGACCCGAAGGCGCTGCTCAGTTCGTCCTCGTCGAATGCAAACCGGCGATCCGCCCCGGGCCGAAGCGTGACGAACCGCGCGACGCCGCCCGCCAACGCGACGCCCGCCCGGTACGAGTCATAGAACGGCTCGAAGAGGATCACTTCGTCGCCGGGGTTGAGCAGACCGAGGAAGCACGCGGCGAGAGCCTCCGTGCAGCCGCTCGTGACAGTGACCTCGGTGGTCGGATCGACCGGCCGTCCTCCGCCGCGCCGGAACCAGTCCGCGATCGCCTCGTTGAGGGGCGGCACGCCGAGGGTGCGGGCGTACTGGTTGTGACCGGCATCCAGCGCGGCCTTGGCAGCGTCCTTGACGAACGCCGGCCCGTCGAAGTCGGGGAAACCCTGGGAGAGATTGATCGCGTTGTGGCGCAGGGCAAGCGCGGTCATCTCGGCGAAGATCGTGGTTCCGAACGGTGCGAGGCGATCGGCGACGGTCGGCGCTGCCATGGCGGAAGGATACCGGGCCGCTCGACTCAATCGCCGCTGACCAGTTCCAGCGTCGCTCGCTGGCGGATCCGCTGCGTCTGCTCGACTTTCTTTGCTGGGTCGGTCAGGTCCGGCATCGAGACCGACCAGTCCGAATCCATCGACATTTCAGACCGCGCGATGCACCCGGCGGCATGGTCGAAGAGCGTTTCCCCAGCGAGACGAGAATCGGTCAGGCGAACTCGGACCAGCCCTTCGAGCAACCGGGACAGGTCGTCGTTCTCCTGCCGCACGAGCGAGAGCGTACCGGCTGACTCGATGCGGGCGCACGATCGCGTTGCATGCCGAGCCGTCCCTCGGAGCGTGTACAGGGTCCGCGACTCGACCACGCCGACGACGGGCATCGGTTGCCGGATGGCGGTCTCCCACGACTCGCCCGTGCGAACGCCCCGCCCCGGGACCAGCCGCAGGGACTGCTCGATCTGCTGTCGCATGGACTCGTCTGTCAGCGTCGCGTTGAACGCTTCGAGTTGGGTGTCAAGGGCGCCGCCGGAAAGCGGCGACGTCACGGACTTCATCAGCTCCGACACGCCGCGAACAGCGAGCACCTGACCCTCCGCGTCAACATCGAAACTGATCGTCTTGCCGGCCAGCGCGGCGAATGGAGCGATCATGGGGTCCGACGCTGCCTCGTGCGTGCCGGGCTGATCGGAGTCGTACTCGACGCGCTTCCCATCGCGCGTGACAACCACGGCGATCGCCTCGTAGGTCCGTTCGACTGTCGCCACACCGCGTGAGTCCGCTCGTCGGACTTCCTCGCGGTAGCGGATCGTGCGGACCCACTTCAGTCCCGTGCCCTCCGCGCCCGCGATCGACTGGTCCATCTCCTCCACCACGCGATAGGTGCGGGATTGACCCTCGACCCACCGCCAGTGCAGGTCAAGGCGAACCTGACCGAACGCGACGATCGAGATCAGGGACGAGACCGCGATCGTGGCGAAGCGCAGCATGAACCGTCTCCAAGGTGATGGGCCGCTGACGATACCGGCTCCTCCCCCATGCGGCCGCACATGATCGCGATCATCCCGAAGCGAACAGCCCCGGCATCCTTCGCCGGGGCTTGCTCGCCGCGTTCGCCGCCCGCCATCCCACGATCAGGCGTGGACGGCGACCTCGCTGAGGTTCTCGGTGATCCAAGAGTCCATCCCCGGTGCCCAGTGGACACGGATCACCTCGCCGCCGGGACCGACGCCAAGAATGTTTAGCGTCCCGACCGCAGAAGCATGGGACGCGAGCCTGCCGGTCGGTCTCGTCGCCCCCTCGGGAAGCCCCTCAATGAGCGGTGAAACCACCCAGAGATCCAGCGTCGGAGTCCACCAGTAGACGGTCAGTGCTCCCTGGCCGTCGAGGCCGGCGTAGTTCAGGCCGCCCCAGGGTGTCGTGTAGCCGGTCAGTTGGCCGGGAACCAGCAGCGGACCCCCGGCGTTCTCGGTGAGGTCGTTGGTCAGCCAGTCACCGCCGAACTGCGGCACCCACCAGGTTACCATGAGGCGCCCGTCGGCGTTGAGGCCAGCGAGGTTGATGCCGTCCCAAGCCGTGAGTGTGACGGCCAGTTGCCCGCTGATGAGGGGCGCGCCCGTAATCTCGGAAAGGTTGTCCACCCGCCAGAGATCGAACACGCCGGGCATGATCCAGATGGACTGGATGTTCCCGTCGGCGTCGATGCCGGCAAGGTGCCACGCATTCCAGTTGGTGACATAAGCGATGAGGTCGTTGAGGTCGGGCGTCGCCATGCCCTGCGGGGTGAGGTGGTCGTCGGAGATGTTGACGAAGGTCCAGAGGGGATTGCCTGCGACATCCGCGGCGCCTGTCTGCTGGAAAGCGACCATGCGGCCGTCCTGCGCAACACCGACCAAGACGATGATGCCGTCCGTGGAGATAAAGTGCGTGATCGCTCGGGCGGGCGCGATCGAGCCGGCG is from Synechococcales cyanobacterium CNB and encodes:
- a CDS encoding DUF4147 domain-containing protein, whose translation is MQSSLMPRFVRQAETLRPSAECLVRAVVASCDPARLVREGWPGDFRVAGSVVLVAVGKAAPAMAAAAYECLGDAPTEGVAVFPSGVPGTDRLAALGVEAFEADHPVPTARNLHAAARVAALVESMPSDGTLLLLLSGGASAMLTLPTEGLTLDDLAAVTRALLRAGAPIDELNAVRKHCERLKGGGLARLASPRLVQALILSDVVGDRLDVIGSGPTAPDPATYAEALDVLQRRGVIDASHTVTEHLRSGAAGRLPETLKPGDAAFVRVRNSIIGGNETALSAAATRLASEAFRVVAVERGVTGEADEIGRELARRIRAIPAADRPACVLLGGETTVTVGEARGIGGRNQELALAAAIELDGEPGLGVLAFATDGRDGPTDAAGGFVTGTTAADARARNLDLPFALREHNSHVALDALGCLIRTGPTGTNVNDIAVGYALCTGPGG
- a CDS encoding DUF2752 domain-containing protein, yielding MALELWRTHGGDAPITCTLRRATGIPCGTCGSTRAVFSLAQGDAASALRYNPFVTIGGAALAGVGVMRIGFGKRLNLGLGTHGRRIAWCLVGAAFIANWAYIIAYHRGIVADPAEIRTAAALPPSTPLPQP
- a CDS encoding short-chain fatty acid transporter, whose amino-acid sequence is MISTLGLRISAAFRRTAPDPFVLAVLLTLVTFVLVLTRTPASFSASVSMWAGTEGVWSAGMLRFAMQMCLILVTGHALASSPPVSRMLDALAAAPRSAPKAVALVALVAASLGVLNWGLGLIAGALMARRVGAAMERRGVAAHYPLLAAAGYVGLLVWHGGFSGSAPLKVTQPSEIRDIFGPDAPFGPISLAGTILSPMNLAVTGGLLVLAPALLAMMSPRRAEDVEPASRFISAEPDPALPPEQDKPFLPRLLEDSPVVTLLLVALIAWWAWGYYLPPTDPTTGARPPSGITQLTPDTVNMTMLMLGLLLHGTPRRYVRAVERAASGCAGIILQFPLYAGIMGLMAGSGLTVQMARAIADTSSPTTLPFLTFVSAAIVNLFVPSGGGQWAVQGPIAMHAAADAGVDPAKMVMAVAYGDQLTNMLQPFWALPLLAITGVKARDIVGYTAIVMVAAGAWMAAGLLLF
- a CDS encoding aminotransferase class I/II-fold pyridoxal phosphate-dependent enzyme; translation: MAAPTVADRLAPFGTTIFAEMTALALRHNAINLSQGFPDFDGPAFVKDAAKAALDAGHNQYARTLGVPPLNEAIADWFRRGGGRPVDPTTEVTVTSGCTEALAACFLGLLNPGDEVILFEPFYDSYRAGVALAGGVARFVTLRPGADRRFAFDEDELSSAFGSRTRALVLNTPHNPTGKVFTRGELALIASLCERNGVTVISDEVYERLTFDADRPHVSIASLPGMTERTIVCSSLGKTFSLTGWKIGWTIAPPNLTACVRAAHQFLTFATATPLQHGAAVALSDPSSEPYVRGLVAEYRAGRDFLADALASLGFGVHRPDGTYFIMADHTPVSRRLGLADDVVFCRNLTAEVGVAAIPPSVFYEHKECGRPFVRFAFCKRRKTLEEAVRRLRLALG